tgaaactttCAATTTTGAGATCATTATAAATTCACATGctattagaaataatataaaGAGAGCTTATGTGCTGTTTACCCAGTTTTATCCAATGGtcacatcttgcaaaactatagtacCAATTACAACAAGTTATTCAGATTGATAGTCAAGATACTGACTATTTCCATCACCACATGGATTCCTCAAgttgcccttttatagccacacccACTCCCCCTCCTTACTCCACCCCCTCCTTAACCCTTGGTAActagtaatctgttttctttttctacaattttatcatttcaagaatgttacatAAATGAAACTATATAATGAGTAACTTTTTGGATTTGGCTGatgactttcttttaaaaataaattccatgccataaaattcactattttaaagtgtgcaatttgGTGGTCATTAGCATATTCACAGACTTGTGTAACCATTGCCACTGTCTAATTCTAGGTGATTTCATCACCCCTAAAGAAACTCCATATCTGTACCCAAAttccctgtccctcctcctccactccaGGCAcccaccaatctactttctgtttcttacaGATTTGCCTATCCTggacatttcagataaacagAATCTTACAACAGGAAGTCTTTTGTGCCTGgattcttccacttagcataatatttgcAAGGTTCACACATCTTGAGGGATATATCaattcttcattccttttaatgaagaataatattccatcatatgtataggccacattttgtttatccatccatccatcagttgatggacatttggcaTGTTTCCACCtattggctattataaataatgctgctatttcATTTGTGTGCAAGCTTTTGCAtggacacatttttatttttcttggattgacaactaagagtggaattgctgagttgttTGGTAACTATGTTTAACCACTTGAGGACCCACAGAGTGTTTTCCACataggctgcaccattttacattcccaccagcatctgattactttttaatgttggcaactaattcacattttttaaaaatgcagtggaAGTGGGACAGTCCAGCAGATCCATCTGCTGGTCAAGTCTGGCTGTGCCTAGAGTGTTCCGTGTGGAACCAAGCAGTTGAAGAAGCCAGGGCAGAGGACCCGGAgaacagggagaggggagggggtggcacgGGTGACCACAGATGTCTATCCCTCAGACACCTGGACACACAGGCTGACACAAGCACTCCTTGACTTGTGGATACACAGACACAAGCACCCAGGCCTGTAGACCCCACTTCCTCTCAGAGGGCTCTAGGGAGGTGTCTTCATGGCTTCCCTCTGCTCACAGGCTCACCTTTGTGTCTCTAGGTCCAGAGGAAGTGCCCTGGACCATGTGACTGTCCTGCTCTGCCTGGGAGGGCACGTGATGGCTGCCCGGATGAGCAAGGCATCTGCCCTCGCCCCCTGGGTCTCCCAGAACACACCAGCTCCGGTGGGGGGTGAGCCCAGCCCCAAGATCCCTGGTCAGCACTTCTAGGGGTTCTGTTACAAGGAAGTCAAGGGGCCCCATGAGGCCCTGGCCAGGCAGCGGGATCCATGAGATCCAGGCCTGGGTGCAGGGCCAGCAGCCAAACAGCCCTGAGGAAGCCGCTGCCCTGGTTGAGGGGCTGCAACAGAAGTCAGGTAGGCCAGGACTCCAGGTGAGGGCTGCCCAGCCTGGCTCAAAGCCCTGCCCGGACTGGTGTGGCAGGGGTGCTGGTGGGGAGTGACGGTGAGAGCTTTGTGTCTCAGCTCAGAGTCTGACAGATGCTAACCTGTGTTTGTCCTCAGAgcgtggggaggtgggggtgggcaccCAGAAAGATGGAGGGCACCACCACCTGCCCCTCTTTTCCTCCATGGAGCTACAGGGCCCAACACTCGGCCTGCCTTGCCTGTCTTCCTGTCCCCAggtcccagccccctggccacaGGAGGTGCTGGTCCCCAAGAcggagcagggagaggagcaggAGGTGTGTCCAAACCCTTTCTGGGCCCCTGTTCCAGGTACAGCATCCACCAGCCTGGGAATGTCAGGTGTCCCTGGAGGCTAGGCCCAGAAGTGAATGGACTGGAACCTCTGGGATCTTTAATGGCTCCAATGTAAGCAGAATGAGCCAGCTGGCTGGGCTTGGGGCTCCACAAAAGGGAGGTCAGGGGCAAGTGGGGAGGGCTCTGCCAGCTGTGAGACAAACTGGAGGtgtggcctccccacccccacccttggcTTGTGTCCCAAGGGATCTGGCTACACAGCTGCCCCATGGCTGCCCCACATCCTGGGTTCAGGCAGCTGGGTCAGCCTGGCTGGACCCAAACAGAGGCCCAAAGTGGCCTAACATTGCCTGGCAGCCACTGAGATTCCTCCATCTCTGGCCAGGCTGCCTGTTGGGTGGCAGGGGCTGCCGAGGGTTCAGGGCTGGGGTAAGGTGACCAAGGAAGATGGGCACAGTGGTCACCTCGAGCCTcttgggggagggcagttcaTATCCAATGTTTCCATAAATGGCCAGGTCCACCTTCGTCCTCACAAACAGGTGTCCCAACCAACCTGATGCCTGGCGACCCCAAGGTGGAGCCGGGGGATGAGAGTAAGGCCCTGGACCTGCCCTGTGCTGAGATGGAGCCCCAGGCCCTAAGCAAGGCTGGCACAGGTGAAGTGGGCAGCTTCTGAGTTTCCACAGTgttggcacccccacccccagcacccttCTGCCCAGTCTGGTGAGGGGCTGTGTGAATGGCACAGGCCAGGCAGACACCGAGGTCTCCCAGGGTCCCTCAGTCACAGGCCCAGGCTACCCACACCCAGCAGGATTAGGGTCTGACTCAGAGTTGCCTCAGACACTGCCTCTACCCAGGAAGTCTGAACATCTGCGGCCCCACCTACCACGTTTTCTGTTCTAGGCTGAGGAGAGGACAGGGCTGTCCAAGGCCAGCTCAGAGAAAGGTGGGGGTGATGGCCGGCCATGCCTCTGTCCAGTGGCCCCTGCCTCATAGCAGCGGCAGTCACACCCTTCCTGAGACCAccaggcccctctgcccctctccctaTGGGTCTTTGGGTTGTCTCAGGCTTAGCTTTTTCTCTCTCCAGTTTCAAATCCCAGAGGCGAGGTGGGGACCCCAAGTCAACACGCCCGGCAGGTGGCTCCAGGGGAAGGCGATGTCCCCGAGAGTTTGCTGAAGACTGACACCACAAAACCCTCCGCGGGGGCAGCTTCTGGAGGCCTGGGGGCCTGGGAAGACTCCGCAGAGGCCCTGCGGGAGGCAGAGGACACTCCGCAGCATGCCACGCTAGGGGCGACAGCAGACCgaggggccctgggagggaaGCTGGAGCCCGCAGACTGCAGGATCGACGAGGCCAGGCCCAGCCGCATCCCCGATGACCTGTTGCCCTTCCCCTTGCCTCTCCCGGGGAAGCGGGGCTGTTGGTGTGGCGAGTGTGGCAAGACCTTCAGCCAGAGCTCCTACCCGCAGCAGCGCCGGCGCGTGCACACGGGAGAGAAGCCCTACATGCGCACAGAGTGCGGCAAGGCCTTCGCCTGGAGCTCCAACCTCAGCCAGCACCGTCGTATCCACACGGGCGAGACGCCCTACGAGTGCCCGGACTGCGAAGAGGCCTTCAGCGAGAGTTCCAAGCTGGCCGAGCACCTGAAGATCCACGCAGGCGCGCGGGTGCACGCTTGCCCCGACTGTGGCAAGGTCTTCCTGCGCGCGGCCGGCCTGCAGCAGCACCGGCACACACACAGCGGCCAGAAGCCCTTCGCCTGCACCGACTACGGCAAGAGGTTCCTTGAGAGCTCGCAGCTCCTGCAGCACCAGCGCACGCACACAGGCGAGCGGCCCTTCCAGTGCGCCCAGTGCGGCAAGGCCTTCAGGGGCACCTCGGGCCTGGCGCACCACCGGCGTGCTCACACTGGTGAGCGGCTCCTCGCGTGCGCCGACCGCGGCAGCTCCGAGCTGCGCCAGCACCAGCGCCCGCACTCCGGCGAGAAACCCTTCGTCTGCATCCACTGCAGCAAAGCCTTCGTGCACAACTCGGAGCTGGTGAGCCACCGGCGTACGCACACCAGGGAGCGGCCTTACGCCTACAGCCGGTGCGGCCGCGCCTTCAACCACCGCTCCAACCTCAACAAGCATCAGAAGCGGCACGCGGGCAGCGCTGCGCCCTGAGGGAGAGGGCGGGTCAATTTGGTGGCCCGTGCACCTCGAGACCCGGCCACCAATGTATGGGGATGAGCCGTCTGCAGGCCAGCTTGGGTGGGCTTCACGTGCTGGGAGAGTTGGCGCAGCGGCCACGGGTGCAGAAGATCACGGCTGAAAAAACGGTCCCTAAGAAGGCAGCCCCAGTGGTGACCCCCTGGGGCCTGGCTGTGGACACGTGTGGCGGGGAGGTGGCTCACAGGCTGAAGGCGGTGAATTTCGGTCCTGGAAGCTGTGCAGAGACTGGCGAGAATTGCAGGCTCCCCAGGAACGAGGGCTAGATGagacccctcccctccacctctggaTTCGAGGTTACACAGGACTTTTTGTCTTCAGCCAAGAGCCAGAAGGTCAGACGATTTGCTCTGAGGACTCTGGTGGGCAAAGgagaggatgtgtgtgtgttgggggggggggtcccagcATGCTCAGCTCTCAGCTGCTGCCTGTACCCCCATTCCTTCCTCCACAGTTGGGGCTGAGAGTCCGTTTCTAAAAGATAAATCCCAGCAGCCTGAAACACTTCAGGTTCCTTATAGACGCGGCATCGCGTCCACACACCTTGGGCTGGCACAGTCCACGCGTCCTGCGCTCGTTGAGTAAGCAGGACTGACTCACTTCAGGAAAAACAGTCCAGGCAAGACCGCCTGAGGGATTCGATGCTGGCCGGGGGAGGGGCCGATCCTCCGGGAGCAGGGCTGGCGTTCGCCTCCCCAGGAAGGAGTGGATCTGGGAATTGCCATGCGCTGGGCCAGAGCAGTTTCCGGGCTCTGGGAAGCAGTGGTGGGTGGGGGCGAGGGCGGAGCCGACAACCTGCCCCGCTCTCCACCCTGGACAACTTTCTCTGcatccaccccctgcccctgggcTGCTGCCACAGCATTGCCCTCGCTGAGGGCAGCCACCTGCTCTACCCACTCTGGAAGGTGTGCGGGGGCATCTGTGTCTGGTGTGGGAACCAGCCCCCGCATGCTCACTCTGCCCAAGACCACGTCGCTGGCATCGCCCCCTcaccccttctctcttcccaggTCGGAACTGTTGGGGCCTGCTCCAGGGTACCCCCTGGAGTCTGTGTGTTTCTCAGtcttgctcccccacccccacatcaggGACCTTCCTTGCGCGGCTGGGCGTGCTGTACTTCCTCCTTTTTCGAGGTCTCCTTGGCCAAGATCAGCAGCTCCAGCAGGAGCTTGAGagagcagcagggagaggg
This Camelus bactrianus isolate YW-2024 breed Bactrian camel chromosome 9, ASM4877302v1, whole genome shotgun sequence DNA region includes the following protein-coding sequences:
- the LOC105074529 gene encoding uncharacterized protein LOC105074529, which codes for MRTECGKAFAWSSNLSQHRRIHTGETPYECPDCEEAFSESSKLAEHLKIHAGARVHACPDCGKVFLRAAGLQQHRHTHSGQKPFACTDYGKRFLESSQLLQHQRTHTGERPFQCAQCGKAFRGTSGLAHHRRAHTGERLLACADRGSSELRQHQRPHSGEKPFVCIHCSKAFVHNSELVSHRRTHTRERPYAYSRCGRAFNHRSNLNKHQKRHAGSAAP